tttattaattttttaatacaaaaataaatttatttttaattaatatgacaaataatataaaaaatatttaaaaataataatattcaagagtatttaagtaaaataatttattagtaatattttattacttttaaccaaacacaataattatttatacctaccaaattttatcaaacataataattatttatacccagtaatcttctaagtaatatatttttattgtaatatttctattttggtaataaaacattacccaaaccaaacgccctttagttaaatttatttttaggccaaaggactattttccacccaaagtatgcgattttctcaagttttctcttattaactttaaaaatctcatttacccatccatgggctgttaaaattaacggaaccctaactcctgaaaactttatctcattttccctcataaaattttaaaaactaacaatttttcctcaacccaagttttaaaaaatagcatttccccccttagtgttttcaatttttcagagttagttttctgatgccttttcttcctctccgacatGGCCTCCTTCTAGTGATTATCCTGGGCACGGTCGTCGACGAAGAGTTTTTGTCTTCGTCTCTAACcaagacaaatcgtcttcgtcgacgaagacCTCGTCTTCATCTCGATAACGGTGCCCAGGACAACCACTGAAAAGAGGCCATgccagagaggaagaaacgacaccgaaaaactaactctgaaaaattgaaaaccctaagagaaaaaatatgttttttaaaacttggattgagagaaattattagtttttagagtttagaggggaaaataaaataaaatttaagtttatttttaataatatagataaaatgataattttatttttgaaaccgttaattttaaccgatTATGAGTGAATAAATAGGATTTTTAAAGTTACCagagaaaacttgagaaaacaacataccttgggtgggacatagtcctttagccttatttttattttatatttttgtagttGGCGAAAGTTGACTTAATTAGCGGTAGATAAAATTGGCGGTGTCATTTAGCTTGATAAAATTGAGAGCTTGATATTATCCGGGGGCAGCAAAGTATCGTAATTAACGGGCCAAAAGACCATTTCCCACTaaaggttgttgattgaaatgacaattctattctttaaaattttagaagctTGATTCTGGTTCATCATTCactatttttattaagaaattttatcaaaataaaaatgtaaaaaagttttttccccGTATTTTTCCATTATACCTCtcattttccaaaaaaatatgttaatgttataatttttaaaaatattaaatattaataaaatatttaaaagtttgaaaatttaaaaaaatttaaaggtgtttttaaaaattttaaaaatttgttatatccccgatagttttaaaaatttgttatattctcaatagttttaaaaataataattatattctaaaattgaataaaacacAACagttttaaaattggataaagTTTTGATCAAatggtaaatttttaaatagataaaaatatatttatgatttaatagatatataaatataaatatatttcaataaaaggataaaatagttatttttttaaaaatcaaataaatctcATTTATGGGAGGAAATGATGGgtgaaaatataacattttaaaacttaaggatgaaaattctatttttcaaacctttggTTGGACATAGTCATTTAGTTTAAATAGTGTTAGCAACAAGAAAGAGTAATTACGGTGACTGAATTAAGCAGGGACAAAATAGTAATTGCATAGGAAATGGTTTAAAAGACGACAAAGTAATCGACGTTgtaaaagaagcaaaagattTTGTAAAATTGGATACAAAGAAAGAATAGAGATCACATGCACATAAGCACATGCATTCTCCTCGCTCAGAGCGCCCTCTCTGCACAATAATTGCTTGTCGCACAAGCCACTAGTAACTTCTCTCAACCGCCTCCGTTTTCCGTCAATCGTCTTTGCCCCGTAATGGTACTTCCCAACCCCAACCCTAACAAAGACGAACCGGAAGCCACCAATGACTTCACCGAAACGCGAAGTTTCAGTGAAGACTTGGACTCAACGTGCTCCACTCCCTACGTCAGCGCTCCTTCAAGTCCCGGCCGTGGACCCGTCACTACTGGCTACTTCTTCAGTGCACCGGCCAGTCCCATGCATTTTGTGCTATCTTCCGCTTCTTCAGCTTCGCGTCGTCCCTCTGAATCATCCTTCTTATCGACTCAGTCTGacttcgagtttgagttttcttcTCGGTTCTCGAGCAATGGTTCTGTAGCCGCTGGATCAATGAGCTCGGCTGATGAGCTGTTTTTGAACGGTCAGATTAGGCCGATGAAGCTTTCGTCTCACTTGCAGAGACCTCAGATCTTGGCTCCTCTTATAGATCTGGGCGTTGAAGACGAAGAAATGGATGATAAAGAGGCGGAAGAGTCGGTGAAAAGAGGGAGAGATCTTAAGCTTCGTAGTAGATCTCTCCACAGGAAGGCCAGATCTCTGTCGCCTTTAAGACGTCAAGAGTACCAGTGGCACGAAGAGGATATTAACGCTGAGAGAGATATTAGTGAAAACATCATAAAGTTGCAAGAGTATGTGGAGAGAAAAGAGAGTGAAGCTGTTTCAACTGAAACGACACCTTCATGTTCTGCTTCTTCCTCAAGGTCTTCATCTTCGGGTAGGAACTCGAAGAAATGGATATTTTTAAAGGACCTCTTGTATAGAAGCAAAAGTGAAGGAAGAGGAAATGGAAAGGAAAAGTTCTggtcttccttttctttctctccttcCAAAGACAGGAAACtcacttcttcttctttaattctttctaAAGAGATGAACCCTAATCCTTCTCATCCTCCTAGTAGTAGCGTTGAGATGCAAAAGAATCAAAAGCCGAAGCAGAAGCGAAATGAGCAAGTTTCCATTAAGAAAACGGTAAAAGGGAAACTAGCTAACGGGGTAGCCAAACGCAGAGTCCCACCGTCTCCACACGAGTTACATTACACGGCAAATAGAGCTCAGGCCGAGGAGCTGAAGAAGCGGACTTTCTTGCCGTACCGGCAAGGGCTGTTTGGTTGCTTAGGGTTTAGTTCGAAAGGATATGGTGCGCTCAATGGACTGGCCAAATCCCTGAATCCTGTCTCATCGAGGTAGAAATGCTACCGGAtagactttttaatttttttgtacataatttttgcTTCTcgtattattaaattatgactGTGTTTTTATCGAGCGGATGGGCTTTTTAATTTCCAtttgcttctattttttttctatatctttCTTTCTGCTCAATATTCGAGATAAGGTTAAGTGCCTTTTCTCTGCTTCATATGCAATGCTTTTATTCGCCGTGCTATGATTTGATGTTAGGATTATCACTAAAAATAGTCTTGGATAGTTAGAGCCTCTGCTTTTATTTGGTTGCGGCTGGAATCCGTTTTCCTTTTAGCATTGTATTATAGAGTTTGAATTGCTTCATGATTGCTTTGTGGGAATGGTTAACAAGGATGTCTCTACCAAAGCGTAGGCATAAACGTCATTGGTGTTGATTGATATAACATTTTTGTAAATGAATGTGCAATTGCATGCTTCTTCAATGGTTTGTTGTGGTTATAAATTAGGTGACCCACAGATGGGTTCGTCTTGGTTAGGTGAGCTGTAAGTGTCGACTATTTTCCATGTCAATTATCAACTTCTGGATTAGACCCACATGGGTGACTTGTGTCCTGTTAGGTATAGATCTGGCACACCCTTTGAAAGGAATTTCTATGTGACGTTTTTTGGGCGTTTCTCGGCGGAATAATTATTTCCTACCCGCGTTTtcatgaaataacaaatttccACCCTcaattgataataattaaaccttttattatctcaaatttaaaaaatggggAAGCATTTGTCAGGAACTTAAGACAGATGCGAATCATTAATGGGCCTGCGATCAGGGCAGGTCCCCGAGTGCATGGTTTTGCGCCCCGGAAGGGCAACACTGAGCTCTGATTTTTTCGGATATAATTGCACTCTCCTGTTTACTTTAATTTCTTATCCTCAAGTGTATAagctttaaattaaattgatagtAATTATAAAACGTATATATGCAGCCAACTGTTATAGAGCAAACCTAGATGAatctattttctgttttttgaaTGTGACAATAAGTTGGACGGACTCAGAGATTTGGGTTGCCTTGTGGTCCAATCTGGATTGATTGAACtctttttctgtttgttttggAATGTCACCAAGTGTAAATACACATTTTGGTTTGCTGTGGCTCTCTGTTCAATGCGATGACCTTATTCATTCCATCGACCTTCCATTTCTGATTGGAAATAATTCTTCATGGATA
This sequence is a window from Mangifera indica cultivar Alphonso chromosome 5, CATAS_Mindica_2.1, whole genome shotgun sequence. Protein-coding genes within it:
- the LOC123217456 gene encoding uncharacterized protein LOC123217456; translated protein: MVLPNPNPNKDEPEATNDFTETRSFSEDLDSTCSTPYVSAPSSPGRGPVTTGYFFSAPASPMHFVLSSASSASRRPSESSFLSTQSDFEFEFSSRFSSNGSVAAGSMSSADELFLNGQIRPMKLSSHLQRPQILAPLIDLGVEDEEMDDKEAEESVKRGRDLKLRSRSLHRKARSLSPLRRQEYQWHEEDINAERDISENIIKLQEYVERKESEAVSTETTPSCSASSSRSSSSGRNSKKWIFLKDLLYRSKSEGRGNGKEKFWSSFSFSPSKDRKLTSSSLILSKEMNPNPSHPPSSSVEMQKNQKPKQKRNEQVSIKKTVKGKLANGVAKRRVPPSPHELHYTANRAQAEELKKRTFLPYRQGLFGCLGFSSKGYGALNGLAKSLNPVSSR